From one Prochlorococcus marinus XMU1404 genomic stretch:
- the mfd gene encoding transcription-repair coupling factor produces MSLNTLVDYISNSQITSELIKRISKNNELNIVGSSRYAKSIILDSIAKKEGKNILLICPNVEIAYKWIGYFESINNKAVLYYPPTEHLPYSSINKSKEIEFSQLTVISKLIKKETKELNIVISTERSLQPHLINKNLFIENKLDLQKGVQIEIQELANKLTLLGYTKDNVTSTEGFWSRRGEIIDIYPVNNEFPIRLEFFDNVIEKIREYDPHTQKTLESINNIEIIQAGFDLLIKDKLNNLSKNSIFNSEDINKNNLDRYLGIIEEEPSNIIDFINRDTILVIDELEDCKKFANNWYLDSESNFDNCAYELNENLKNNDINLEAIPNLHLKFDEILNSLGNFNLIKFYEFESKVNIDNRFLLNDKRLNSYSKNIGKLSNDINKNIKNNEKVWILSAQPLRTRTLLFEHECNTNFLNNPNDIDEAFKSINNSTPLILKNKNNYEIEGFYLPIWKVVLITDKELFSQQSLFNNVFIRRKKRSVNSNINVNKISPGDFIVHKNHGIGKFIKIEKINITGDSRDYLVIQYQDGKISVAADQLGSVNRYRSSGKIKPKINKLGGTEWERIKDKNKKQIKKVAVDILKLYAKREKLKGHIYPEDGPWQDELEESFPYQPTPDQITAVKEIKSDMESDKPMDRLVCGDVGFGKTEVAVRAIFKAITSGKQVILLAPTTILAQQHWRTINNRFSPYPIKVSLLNRFKTINERKEIYAGLKNNKIDLVVATHQILGKEIEIKNLGLLVIDEEQRFGVRQKEKIKKIKTNLDVLTLSATPIPRTLYMSLSGLRQMSLLNTPPPSRRSIKTYLSEIDMDVIRTAINQELDRGGQIFYVLPRIADIDQAIDKLKNMFPSLKFIVAHGQMNETELENAMIAFNNGEVDLMICTTIIESGLDIPKVNTIIIEDSHKFGLSQLYQLRGRVGRSGVQAHAWLFYPNINKINDAAKQRLKAIKDFSELGSGYQLAMKDMEIRGVGSLLGEEQSGKVNAMGYDLYIEMLQEAISEISGQEIPEVSDTQIDLPINAFIPATWILNREEKLDAYKSATECSNNNELTELATDWVNRYGTLPKPVESLIMVMRLKLLSKKCGFKRIKLKKPNIVIETKLKISTFKILKNSLPSSVHNKFNFDEGEQFSKITIRGLGVTEIQNQIDQLMFWFGLFVKEINNFDKDLIIKKE; encoded by the coding sequence ATGAGTTTAAATACTTTAGTTGATTATATTTCTAACTCACAAATTACTTCTGAATTAATAAAAAGAATTTCAAAAAATAATGAATTAAATATTGTTGGTTCAAGTAGATATGCTAAATCAATAATTTTAGATAGCATCGCGAAAAAAGAGGGTAAAAATATATTATTAATTTGTCCTAATGTAGAAATTGCCTACAAATGGATTGGTTATTTTGAAAGTATAAATAATAAAGCAGTTTTATATTATCCCCCAACAGAACATCTACCATACTCATCAATTAATAAATCCAAAGAGATTGAATTTAGTCAGCTTACTGTTATATCCAAATTAATTAAAAAAGAGACAAAGGAACTTAATATTGTTATATCAACAGAGAGATCACTACAACCTCATCTAATAAATAAAAACTTATTTATTGAAAACAAATTAGATTTGCAAAAAGGGGTTCAAATCGAGATTCAAGAATTAGCAAATAAACTTACTTTGCTGGGTTATACAAAGGATAATGTCACTTCAACAGAAGGATTCTGGAGTAGGAGAGGGGAAATAATAGATATTTATCCTGTAAATAATGAGTTTCCTATAAGATTAGAATTTTTTGATAATGTAATTGAGAAAATAAGAGAATATGATCCCCACACACAGAAAACATTAGAAAGTATCAATAATATTGAAATAATACAGGCTGGATTTGATTTGCTAATAAAAGATAAGTTAAATAATTTATCTAAGAACAGTATTTTTAATTCAGAAGATATAAATAAAAATAATCTTGATCGTTATTTAGGAATAATTGAAGAAGAACCTTCAAATATAATAGATTTTATAAATAGGGATACAATTCTTGTAATTGATGAATTAGAAGATTGTAAAAAATTTGCAAATAATTGGTATCTAGATTCAGAAAGTAATTTTGATAATTGTGCTTATGAATTAAATGAGAACCTTAAAAATAATGACATAAATTTAGAAGCCATACCTAACTTGCATTTAAAGTTTGACGAAATACTAAATTCACTAGGAAATTTTAATTTAATAAAATTTTATGAATTTGAATCTAAAGTCAATATTGATAATAGGTTTTTGTTAAACGATAAAAGATTAAATTCATACTCTAAAAATATAGGAAAATTATCCAATGATATAAATAAAAATATAAAAAACAATGAAAAAGTTTGGATATTATCGGCACAGCCATTGAGAACTAGAACTTTACTTTTTGAGCACGAATGTAATACAAATTTTTTAAATAATCCCAATGATATTGATGAAGCATTTAAATCAATCAATAATTCAACTCCCTTAATTTTAAAAAATAAGAACAATTATGAAATCGAGGGTTTTTATCTTCCGATATGGAAAGTTGTCCTCATAACAGATAAAGAATTATTTTCACAACAATCTCTTTTTAATAATGTATTCATAAGAAGAAAAAAAAGAAGTGTCAATTCAAATATAAATGTGAATAAGATTAGTCCCGGTGATTTTATAGTTCATAAAAATCATGGGATAGGAAAATTTATAAAAATAGAAAAAATAAATATAACTGGAGATTCAAGAGATTATTTAGTTATTCAGTATCAAGATGGGAAAATAAGTGTTGCCGCTGATCAACTTGGTAGTGTTAACAGATATAGATCAAGCGGAAAAATAAAGCCAAAAATAAATAAATTAGGAGGGACAGAATGGGAAAGAATAAAAGATAAAAATAAGAAACAAATCAAAAAGGTTGCTGTAGATATATTAAAACTTTATGCAAAGAGAGAAAAATTAAAGGGGCACATATACCCAGAAGATGGTCCTTGGCAAGATGAATTAGAGGAATCATTCCCTTATCAACCGACCCCAGATCAAATTACTGCTGTAAAGGAAATAAAATCTGATATGGAAAGCGATAAGCCAATGGACAGGTTAGTTTGTGGAGATGTAGGATTTGGCAAAACAGAAGTTGCTGTTCGGGCTATTTTTAAGGCTATAACATCAGGCAAACAGGTAATATTACTAGCACCCACAACAATCCTAGCTCAGCAACATTGGAGAACAATAAATAATAGATTTTCACCTTACCCAATAAAAGTATCATTACTCAATAGATTCAAAACCATTAATGAAAGAAAGGAAATCTATGCTGGTTTGAAAAATAACAAAATTGATTTAGTTGTAGCAACGCACCAAATTTTAGGAAAAGAAATAGAAATTAAAAACTTAGGATTACTTGTTATTGATGAAGAACAAAGATTTGGAGTAAGGCAAAAGGAGAAAATTAAAAAAATCAAAACCAACTTAGACGTTTTAACTCTCTCGGCAACTCCAATTCCAAGAACTCTGTATATGAGCTTATCTGGACTAAGACAAATGAGCTTGCTAAATACTCCTCCTCCATCAAGAAGATCAATAAAAACATATTTATCTGAAATAGATATGGATGTTATAAGAACCGCAATTAATCAAGAACTTGATAGGGGAGGTCAAATATTTTATGTTCTTCCAAGGATTGCAGATATTGATCAAGCTATAGACAAATTAAAAAATATGTTTCCCAGCTTAAAATTTATTGTTGCTCATGGGCAAATGAACGAAACAGAGCTTGAAAATGCAATGATTGCTTTTAATAATGGAGAAGTTGATCTAATGATATGCACAACGATAATAGAAAGTGGACTAGACATCCCTAAAGTAAATACAATCATTATTGAAGATTCTCACAAATTTGGCCTTTCACAACTTTATCAACTTAGAGGAAGAGTTGGCAGAAGCGGTGTACAAGCACATGCTTGGTTATTTTATCCAAATATAAATAAAATTAATGATGCAGCAAAACAAAGATTGAAAGCGATAAAAGATTTTTCGGAACTAGGAAGTGGATACCAACTTGCAATGAAAGATATGGAAATAAGAGGTGTTGGAAGTTTATTAGGAGAAGAACAAAGTGGAAAGGTTAATGCTATGGGATATGACTTATACATTGAAATGCTCCAAGAGGCTATATCAGAAATAAGTGGACAAGAAATACCGGAAGTTAGCGACACACAAATTGATCTCCCAATAAATGCATTTATTCCTGCCACATGGATATTAAATAGGGAAGAAAAGCTAGATGCTTATAAATCTGCTACTGAATGTTCTAACAATAATGAATTGACTGAATTAGCTACCGACTGGGTTAATAGATATGGGACCTTGCCAAAACCTGTTGAGTCTTTAATTATGGTGATGAGATTAAAATTACTTTCTAAAAAATGTGGTTTTAAAAGAATTAAACTCAAAAAACCAAATATAGTTATCGAGACAAAATTAAAAATTTCTACTTTTAAAATTCTCAAAAATTCATTACCAAGTAGTGTCCACAATAAATTTAATTTTGATGAAGGGGAACAATTCTCAAAAATAACCATAAGGGGTTTAGGAGTTACTGAAATTCAAAATCAAATTGATCAATTAATGTTTTGGTTTGGGTTATTTGTAAAAGAAATAAATAATTTTGACAAGGATCTAATTATTAAAAAAGAATAA
- a CDS encoding TerC family protein has translation MDSAAINSFIPTLDQVDSWYEIFTLLPILIALELLLSADNAVALASLTKSLDSSELRSRALNIGITISLLFRIILIILSNVLLKFILIRVFAGFYLIYLFFSNVFLNSDIENAENGTDNNKNNFKFLRVVALLSITDFAFSIDSITTAVAISDQYILIIFGALIGVLALRFTSGIFLKLLDIFSRLETAGYVAILIVGIKLLLNTLIKESILPDYYFYFLILFAFTWGFSKKESKT, from the coding sequence ATGGATTCAGCTGCTATAAATTCTTTTATACCCACACTAGATCAGGTAGACAGTTGGTACGAAATTTTTACACTTTTACCAATATTAATTGCTCTAGAATTATTATTATCGGCAGATAATGCTGTCGCACTAGCTTCTCTTACTAAATCCCTCGACAGTTCAGAATTAAGGTCAAGAGCCTTAAATATTGGTATAACAATATCTTTATTATTTAGAATTATTCTCATCATTTTATCTAATGTTCTTCTAAAGTTTATTCTTATTAGAGTTTTTGCTGGTTTTTATTTAATATACTTGTTCTTCTCTAATGTTTTTTTAAATTCAGATATAGAAAACGCTGAAAATGGGACAGATAATAATAAAAATAATTTTAAGTTCTTAAGGGTTGTAGCGCTTCTTTCAATTACTGATTTTGCTTTTTCCATAGACAGTATCACTACTGCAGTAGCTATCAGCGATCAATATATATTAATAATATTTGGAGCATTGATTGGAGTATTAGCCTTAAGATTTACATCGGGGATTTTTCTAAAACTTCTGGATATATTTTCTAGATTAGAAACAGCCGGTTACGTAGCAATTTTAATAGTTGGGATTAAACTTTTACTAAATACGTTAATTAAAGAATCTATTCTTCCAGACTATTATTTTTATTTTTTGATTCTTTTTGCCTTCACTTGGGGATTCTCTAAAAAAGAATCTAAAACTTAA